The genomic stretch TGTAGAGGGCCACCCCCGCCCTGGCCACTATGGCCCGCCCTGGCTCCACCACCAGGCGGGGCAAGGGGAGATGGCGGCGGTGGCAGGCATCCTGGAGGGAGCCCACGATGGCCTGGGCATAGACGGCCACCGAAGGTGGCTCGTCCTCTGGGAGGTACCGCACGGCAAAGCCACCCCCCACGCCAAGCTCCCGCAGGGATAGGCCAGGAGTGCGGGCAGCGAACTCCACCACCACCTCCATCGCCTCTTGATAGGGCTCCACCTGGAAGATGGGGGACCCCAGGTGGAAGTGGAGCCCCACCAGGTCCAGGTAGGGGGAGGCAAGGGTGCGGGCCACCGCCTCCGCAGCTTGCCCGGTGACGATGGGGAAGCCGAACTTGCTATCTACGGTGCCGGTGGTGGTCTTGGCGTGGGTGTGAGGGTCGATGCCTGGTGACAGGCGGAGGAGGACAGGTTGGCGGCGCCCCATCTCTTGGGCCAGGCGGGACAAGAGCTCCAGCTCATAGAAGTTGTCCACCACCACCCTCCCCACCCCATACTCCAGGGCCTCCCGCAGCTCCTGGGGAGACTTGTTGTTGCCATGGAAATAGATCTTCTCCGGGGGGAAGCCCACGGCAGCCAGGAAGGCCAGCTCGCCCCCACTGACCACGTCGGCCCCTAGGCCTTCTTGGTTTACCAGGGAGGCCAGGGCCAGGCCGATGTAGGCCTTGCAGGCGTAGATGACCAAGGTGTCCTGATGCCTGGCCTGGAACTCACGCCGGAAGGTGCGGCACATCTCCCGCAGGGTCAGCTCATCGAACACGTATAGGGGGGTGCCGAAACGGCCCACTAGCTCCACCGTGTCGCAGCCACCGATGCTCAGATGGCCGGC from Dehalococcoidia bacterium encodes the following:
- the lysA gene encoding diaminopimelate decarboxylase is translated as MLERLLPLLPLTAQVNDAGHLSIGGCDTVELVGRFGTPLYVFDELTLREMCRTFRREFQARHQDTLVIYACKAYIGLALASLVNQEGLGADVVSGGELAFLAAVGFPPEKIYFHGNNKSPQELREALEYGVGRVVVDNFYELELLSRLAQEMGRRQPVLLRLSPGIDPHTHAKTTTGTVDSKFGFPIVTGQAAEAVARTLASPYLDLVGLHFHLGSPIFQVEPYQEAMEVVVEFAARTPGLSLRELGVGGGFAVRYLPEDEPPSVAVYAQAIVGSLQDACHRRHLPLPRLVVEPGRAIVARAGVALYTVGSWKDVPGIRRYVAVDGGMGDNIRPALYGSRYCALLANRPLDPPTGPVTVAGKFCESGDVLMWDVPLPAVGPGDILAVPAAGAYALAMASNYNASLRPAVVMVRDGQARLVRRRETYDDLLRCEVWP